One Chromatiales bacterium genomic region harbors:
- a CDS encoding peptidylprolyl isomerase produces the protein MQIANDCVVSINFELTNDRGELLDRSREGEPLVYLHGVSGILPALEEGLGGKSAGESFEVHIAPEDGFGTPQQELIAKVPRSAFPDNPELVIGMQVQGRSDTDERQFTIIAMDDESVTVDGNHPLAGMNLCFKGSIADVRKATEDELENWSDGMEAQ, from the coding sequence GTGCAGATAGCCAACGACTGCGTGGTCAGTATCAATTTCGAGCTCACCAATGATCGTGGTGAGCTGCTGGATCGTTCCCGTGAAGGTGAGCCTCTGGTGTATCTGCACGGCGTTTCCGGGATCCTGCCGGCCCTCGAAGAGGGCCTCGGTGGCAAGTCGGCCGGCGAATCCTTCGAGGTGCACATCGCACCCGAGGATGGCTTTGGTACCCCGCAGCAGGAACTGATCGCGAAGGTGCCACGGTCGGCGTTCCCGGACAATCCGGAACTGGTGATTGGTATGCAGGTGCAGGGGCGCAGCGATACCGACGAGCGCCAGTTCACAATCATCGCGATGGACGATGAATCCGTCACGGTTGACGGCAACCATCCGCTGGCCGGGATGAACCTGTGCTTCAAGGGCAGCATTGCTGATGTCCGCAAGGCAACCGAAGACGAGCTCGAAAACTGGTCGGATGGCATGGAAGCGCAGTAA
- a CDS encoding SEC-C domain-containing protein, which yields MMANIGRNEACPCGSGKKYKNCCARDPALIAAESGGADQPQPTLSAEISKLRQKVAEKNAVMWTKGVFVFFSTEEGDAWVLEASGGDALQVAEAGQPIEVEVMQTEDAIEVTWSHQFSIRKDFTVSAYADQRRSVYTGYPAARIRALLSKARSSLPPELLASIHLDENDGLAN from the coding sequence ATCATGGCAAACATCGGCAGAAACGAAGCCTGCCCGTGTGGCAGCGGCAAGAAGTACAAGAATTGCTGCGCCCGTGATCCGGCGCTGATTGCGGCGGAAAGCGGTGGCGCAGACCAGCCGCAGCCGACCCTGAGCGCCGAGATCAGCAAGCTGCGGCAGAAGGTGGCCGAAAAGAATGCTGTCATGTGGACCAAGGGCGTCTTCGTGTTTTTCAGCACTGAAGAAGGCGATGCCTGGGTGCTGGAGGCTTCCGGTGGAGATGCGCTGCAGGTCGCCGAGGCTGGCCAGCCGATCGAGGTCGAGGTGATGCAGACCGAGGACGCCATCGAAGTTACCTGGTCGCACCAGTTCTCGATCCGCAAGGATTTCACGGTCAGTGCCTACGCGGACCAGCGCCGCAGTGTGTATACCGGCTATCCGGCGGCCCGTATCCGCGCACTCCTGAGCAAGGCACGCAGCAGTCTGCCGCCGGAATTGCTGGCCAGCATTCATCTCGACGAAAACGACGGCCTGGCGAACTGA
- a CDS encoding tetratricopeptide repeat protein: MKNRPGTDNGTDSSWNFEPPSATAMSGESPEALLSRAAGLHQSGQLDLAEPLYRELLGLQPGNGDALHLLGVLRYQQRDPAAAVQLIEAALKIIPDNIHARTGLGLALLRLNRHEAALDSFDRALAIKPDFADALTRRGDALLGLGRQADALASYNRSLRYRPDDPETLNNRAAILIELGRLTEAMSSLDQALALAPGYLEALNNRATALIARKRHAEALSCCDQALAIQPEAAEVLNNRGVALRNLNRKDEAIIAFRAALAGQPDSADFHANLGATLLETGQLEEAEEHLRTALAGRKVALAFQNLAAVLYQRKKFSEALDIYRQWREFEPDNPIPQHMVAAGSDMAPERAGDRYIADLFDNFADTFDTTLLGLGYRVPELLTAQIGTARGSDTTPLRILDAGCGTGLAAPLLKPLARRLVGVDLSSAMLDKARERKLYDELVVGELCAFMASRPAAFDLIILADTLVYFGALEEAFSTAHTALAPGGMLAFAVESRSDGPDYQLELHGRYSHRPDYVTRLLADSGYTLQSLEPIVIRRELNADVAGIAVVARRKPA; this comes from the coding sequence ATGAAAAATAGACCCGGCACCGATAACGGTACCGATAGTAGCTGGAACTTCGAGCCACCCTCGGCAACGGCGATGTCGGGTGAAAGCCCGGAGGCGCTGCTCAGCCGGGCCGCTGGCCTGCACCAGAGCGGGCAACTGGATCTCGCCGAACCACTGTATCGGGAGCTGCTGGGGCTACAGCCCGGGAATGGCGATGCCCTGCACCTGCTCGGCGTGCTGCGCTACCAGCAACGCGATCCGGCCGCCGCTGTACAACTGATCGAAGCGGCGCTGAAGATCATCCCGGACAACATTCATGCGCGAACGGGCCTCGGTCTCGCCCTGCTGCGGCTCAACCGCCATGAGGCAGCGCTGGATTCATTCGACCGGGCGTTGGCCATCAAACCCGACTTTGCCGATGCGCTCACCCGACGTGGTGATGCACTGCTTGGCCTCGGACGTCAGGCAGACGCGCTGGCAAGCTACAACCGCTCGCTTCGCTACCGGCCAGACGATCCCGAAACCCTCAACAACCGGGCCGCCATATTGATCGAGCTGGGCCGGCTCACTGAAGCGATGAGCAGCCTTGACCAGGCGCTCGCCCTCGCGCCCGGCTATCTGGAAGCGCTGAATAACCGGGCAACGGCGCTGATTGCACGGAAACGCCATGCCGAAGCGCTGAGCTGCTGCGACCAGGCTCTCGCCATTCAACCGGAAGCTGCCGAGGTACTCAATAATCGCGGCGTTGCGCTGCGTAACCTGAACCGCAAGGATGAAGCCATTATCGCCTTCCGGGCGGCGCTTGCGGGGCAACCCGACTCAGCCGACTTTCATGCCAACCTCGGTGCCACCCTTCTGGAAACCGGTCAGCTCGAAGAGGCTGAAGAGCATTTGCGCACGGCTCTCGCGGGCAGAAAAGTTGCGCTGGCATTCCAGAACCTGGCAGCCGTGCTCTACCAGAGGAAAAAGTTTTCCGAAGCGCTGGACATCTACCGGCAGTGGCGGGAGTTCGAGCCCGACAATCCGATCCCGCAGCATATGGTGGCAGCTGGCAGCGACATGGCGCCTGAACGCGCGGGCGATCGGTACATCGCCGATCTGTTCGACAATTTTGCCGACACTTTCGACACCACGCTGCTCGGCCTCGGCTATCGGGTTCCCGAACTGCTGACCGCACAGATCGGCACCGCGCGGGGCAGCGATACCACGCCGCTGCGCATTCTCGATGCCGGCTGCGGTACCGGACTCGCGGCGCCGCTGCTGAAGCCATTGGCCAGACGGCTGGTCGGTGTTGACCTCTCCAGCGCGATGCTCGACAAGGCACGCGAACGCAAGCTCTACGACGAGCTGGTGGTCGGCGAACTCTGTGCTTTCATGGCCAGCCGACCGGCGGCTTTCGACCTGATCATCCTTGCCGACACGCTGGTGTATTTCGGCGCGCTGGAAGAGGCATTCAGCACCGCGCACACTGCCCTCGCACCGGGCGGCATGCTCGCCTTTGCCGTCGAATCACGGTCAGACGGTCCGGACTACCAGCTGGAACTGCATGGCCGCTACAGCCATCGTCCAGACTACGTGACCCGACTGCTCGCCGACAGCGGTTACACGCTGCAGAGCCTGGAACCCATCGTGATTCGCCGCGAACTCAATGCCGATGTCGCCGGCATCGCCGTGGTCGCGCGGCGCAAGCCCGCATGA